The window CTAGTGCTAAAACATAATTTAGCTTGTCAGTCTCTTTTTATTTAGTCCAGATTTGAAGATCATTAAAGTACTACCATCTTCTACTTAACCTATTCTAGAGAAATACCTTTGCCAGCTAGTAtctgtgttctttgtgttttaattgaagaattcattttaaagtaatagctgaCAGCTGCCCTACTAATTCcctttacaattttaaacacttctattaTATCTcttaatgtttatttgttttaaataaaaaagttataaCTCATTTAATATTTCCTTATACTGCACTTGTGGCACATACCCCGTAGTACTGCTGTACATCTAGCAGTTTATCTCTGAGCTTTATCCTGTGCAGCCATATGTTTTTTGCAATATGGAGAGCAAAACTGCACAAAACATACCAGGCCACACATGGCTATCCCCGACTTGAAAGGAATTAGAAGGGTTTGAGTTTTAAATAACACCCCAAGAATGATAGGGGCCTTACAACTTAAAGACAGGTGGCTTTTGGTAAAAGGTAAATATTTGACTTTAACTTAAAAGATTTATAGTAGTTTAGTAACAAATATTGAGAGATAGGGAAATTATTAAGAATGTGATAAATTAACAGTATACAAATATTTAGAGAAATGGAAATTTTTAAGAATGTGAAAAATTAACAGTATGCCATCATCGTAAAACAGCTTAGGAAAAAACACGCACACACAATCCAATTTATATTTAGAAAGTTCTAAACATCTTTGTttgattttatgaaaaaaaacaggaatttgGAGAATACAAATCATATTTACACATATGCATACACCTGAAAAGAACAGGCATGTAACTACAAGAGCATACATATTTTGGATATTTACATGTGCACATAAACATCCAACACATGTATACCTTTGTTTATGCATGTACAAGAGTATACCCACATGGTCACTCTTTATATGTCCAGATACTTCTGTCATCTGCTCTTCTGTCACAGGATGGAAATTCAACCCTTCGTCTGGCTCTAGATCTTTACAGTCTCACAAATGGCTGCCAGCTCCAAGAGAAACCTTTGAATCTAAGATTTAGAAGCAAAAAAGCGACTGTAAGTACTGAAGCATTTTCAAAGAGATATGATATAAAGTAGGTGGGGATGGCCCCTGTACCGTGTCCAGCTGTGCTAGGGTGTCATCTGCAGGAACAGATATGTTGTTGGGAACATTAGCCTCTCTACAGATAGTCCGGTACATGTTGAGGGTCGCCATTCTGATGGTGCCTAGCATGAGGGTCCGGCTTGCTGCACTGTTTTGGACACGAGCCCATTGTGTTTCCTGTTTTAGACCAAATCCAGAAtgttatttgtgtaaataaataccTTCTAAAATTATTGAGAAATTAACCCTTAAACACCCTCTAATCTGTGCCACTGTAGTCTTATTGAAAAACTCACTTTAGAATAACAGCTAGCATTTACCATActaacattattaatattttaaaatacttctgaaAAGCTAAATACGATTGTAGAGGCTGACATATGGAGGCCAGGATGAGAAGAAAATACAACAAACTGCTAAGTGATGGTTTATAAAATCTGGTCCCATGAGACATTATGAAATGTTAGATATTATTTAAGGAAGACTTTTGTGGACCAAATGGCCTCCTTTCATTTGGAAAATGTCATAATTCTTACCTGCTTGGAAATTAAGCCAGTTCTAATAACATTGGATGTGAGGCAGGAGCCACTCTttaatgagatgccagtccatggcAAGGCACACTTGTGCAGACATTTAAGTTCACTCACGGTCATTTTGGACTTGTCTATTAACTTAAGATGCAAGTCTTTCTCATAAGGAAGGAAACTGAATTACCAAGAAAAAAacccatgaaaacatgaaatttccaCACAGTTACCAGGCCAGAAATTAAACCTTGGCCAATGGAGTAGTAAGGAAGCAGTGCAAATCAGTTTTCTACCCTCTGCCCAGAGTGTGACTGTTAAATGTGATagcaatataatataattattctGTTCATGCTAATTAGAAGGCCTAAATCAAATAATACATCAATCTCAAGTTTAGAGCGAACAGATGAACTAATTTTCTTTGAGGATGGATCAAACTTTAGAAGATGACAAGTAGCAAACACAGGGCTGGGAAAGGCATCAGTTTGCTGTGCAGCATGTACTGATTGTGGGTTTACCCCAATTTGCTGTCTAAATATATTGGAAGATCTGAGAGGACATGTAAGCAGTGTCAGTCTGGGTTAGCAGCTGTGTGCtcatttaaacatttctttactATAAACCAAAGGACAGTCTGCATGAAACAGAATTTTGTGCCTGCTCGTTTTTTTGTATGGTAGCACCCTACCCACTGTTGCACATTTGCTCTGGCCTGACCCAGCTCCTTCTGCAGTTGGACCAGCTCATTTTTCAAATCCATTATGATGCTTTTCTTCTCCTTATCTGACTCAAGCTGCCCTCTGGCCCATTCCAGTTCTCTCTGGTTCTGCTCTGCCTCCTGCAATAGCTCATTCCTGATGGCTGCCAAACTTGTGTGCTTCTCTATGACCTCATTGACTGTCTGAAACTAGAATAAGAACTCAGGAGTTATGAAATGGCACAGGTGGGAATATTCCATCAGTGCTCTGAACGGAAGTGTGTTACTCACCTTTCTGGAGGCCAGCACCACTGCTTCCAGGTACTTCAGGTAGATGGAGTGTTTTTCAACATGTTGCTCCAGCCGCATCTTCACTCTTTGTAAGGAAGCAGATTTGTTCTGTAGATCTGCCAGGTGTAGCTCCATTTGGTCAATCAACTCCCGCTCTTTAGATGCTCTCTGCAGGGCACATTGACGCATTTCCTCATTTTTCTATTGGTGAGAGGGATAGcgaaaaagaaaaggcattagaagaacacagagagagagaaaaagagaccaTTGGGGCAGACAGAAAGAAAGGGAGATGAGCTTTATAGATCTTTTGAAAAGCATAGATGCTTCTGGGGCTGTGTCTGTGAGGCACCCACTCACTCTCTGTTACTAGATCACCTTCAAGAACTCATCAAAGCTGTGACACTTCTCCTGGAAGTGCCTCTTCTTCTCCTGtagctcttctcttctctttcgaAGCTCTTTGCGTGTCACTCGAAATTTCTAGAGAGGAGCAGACAGTTTAACTTGAAGCAACAGAGAATACAATGCACTGTTCCTAGGTAAGGATAAATAATTGTATCATACATTTATGGGAAAGCCAGAATCTGCCAGTTTGAGATGGCATGTTGAGAATATATGGAGCACTACAGCCCTGCCTTTGTAAGATGCTAAACATGTGAATAATAGCCAAGTCAAAACTTGCTTACAGTGCATTATCACTATATTCTGTATACAATAAGCAGCAaagcattttaatacaaatagGTTCATAGGATCAATACTCTCACATGAACAGGAAAAAGAGAAGCTTTGCTCCACTagttgtgtaatgaatgtttgaTGCAGTCAAATTGTGGCAAAATAGCATTATACTCACTTGAAGTCCAGTTCATAGTCACAAGGGTCTAAAGCCTTTCCTGCCGGCATTAGGTAAAAGGCAGGACCCAATTCTAGACAGACCACCAGATAATTACAGGGTCCAGTCATAAATACACCTACACTCATACAGGTGAAatctagaatcaccaattaatccTACATACCAAGTAAATACCAATGACTGGGCAGGACATTTAAACCCATGAAActgaatccatgaggcagcagcattaggCACTATATGCTGCATATGCAGATTGGACTAGACCTGCCATTTAACAGCAGCACATGTCATTTTAATTCATCCAAAATAAGATCAATG of the Erpetoichthys calabaricus chromosome 2, fErpCal1.3, whole genome shotgun sequence genome contains:
- the LOC127526638 gene encoding coiled-coil domain-containing protein 42 like-2-like, whose product is MVKNSINRTLQRASGLTNYWWFSPEEMALDVAESLRTFYRENLQNELRKSAITNDGSLDPVFKLLQKKEEVAEAQHSLKEHKEVTSGGSDHLNGCCSSEQQGYLVLQGGVLSLRKFRVTRKELRKRREELQEKKRHFQEKCHSFDEFLKKNEEMRQCALQRASKERELIDQMELHLADLQNKSASLQRVKMRLEQHVEKHSIYLKYLEAVVLASRKFQTVNEVIEKHTSLAAIRNELLQEAEQNQRELEWARGQLESDKEKKSIIMDLKNELVQLQKELGQARANVQHFLPYEKDLHLKLIDKSKMTVSELKCLHKCALPWTGISLKSGSCLTSNVIRTGLISKQETQWARVQNSAASRTLMLGTIRMATLNMYRTICREANVPNNISVPADDTLAQLDTIQRFLLELAAICETVKI